One segment of Caldanaerobius polysaccharolyticus DSM 13641 DNA contains the following:
- a CDS encoding Fur family transcriptional regulator, translating to MTKQEVINRLKNHRYKLTPQREILIDIFLNTEGYVSAKDIYEKVKTIFPQISLDTIYRNLQLLCDIHVLNSTSIGNNTLYEMRKHLHTHALKCIKCGHSFELDICPLDYCLNHIGEFKVLDHKLEIYGICKSCQNCRESRGING from the coding sequence ATGACCAAGCAAGAAGTCATAAATCGTTTGAAAAACCACCGTTACAAGCTAACACCTCAAAGGGAAATATTAATTGACATCTTTTTAAATACCGAAGGCTATGTTTCTGCCAAAGACATATACGAAAAGGTTAAAACTATATTCCCCCAAATAAGCCTGGATACTATATACCGCAATTTGCAGTTGTTATGTGACATTCATGTACTAAATTCCACTAGTATTGGCAATAATACCCTTTATGAGATGAGAAAACATCTCCATACCCACGCATTAAAATGCATAAAATGTGGTCATTCTTTTGAGCTGGATATTTGTCCATTAGACTATTGCCTGAATCACATAGGTGAGTTTAAGGTATTGGATCATAAATTAGAAATCTACGGCATATGCAAAAGCTGTCAAAATTGTAGAGAAAGCAGAGGTATAAACGGATGA
- a CDS encoding methylated-DNA--[protein]-cysteine S-methyltransferase, which translates to MFYLSVISVEIGNVYIASSSKGLVKVSLDTGEFHNWLKSCGEEYMWNDSKNEPAISQLTDYFKGRLREFDLKLDLDATDFQMSVYKALMEVPYGHVVSYKDIALKVNKPGAFRAVGGAVHRNPLPVIVPCHRVICSDGTIGGFAYDIEIKRKLLRIEGVIL; encoded by the coding sequence ATGTTTTATTTATCTGTGATCAGTGTTGAAATTGGGAATGTCTATATTGCATCCAGCAGCAAAGGTTTAGTTAAAGTAAGTCTGGACACAGGAGAATTCCACAATTGGTTGAAAAGCTGTGGTGAAGAATATATGTGGAATGATTCAAAGAATGAACCTGCAATAAGTCAATTAACCGATTATTTCAAAGGGCGGTTAAGGGAATTTGACCTTAAGCTGGATTTAGATGCTACGGATTTTCAAATGTCGGTGTATAAGGCACTTATGGAGGTGCCTTATGGACATGTAGTTTCTTATAAGGATATTGCGTTAAAAGTAAACAAACCGGGCGCTTTTAGAGCAGTGGGAGGAGCTGTTCACCGCAATCCGTTGCCTGTGATTGTTCCATGTCACAGGGTTATATGCAGCGACGGAACCATTGGGGGCTTTGCTTACGATATAGAGATTAAGAGAAAGCTTTTAAGGATAGAAGGGGTGATTTTATAA
- a CDS encoding GNAT family N-acetyltransferase: MDVVIRRAVLDDVPAIMEIYNESILSSVATFDVEPKTFEDRVEWFLSHDDKYPIYVAEMDGYVVGWASISRFRDRYAYRYTVENSIYVRDNYRGMGIGSKLMKALIDASKELGYHTIVSVISSQNVESINLHKKFGFKVVGVCKEVGYKFDQWIDVVYMQIML, from the coding sequence ATGGACGTAGTAATTAGAAGGGCGGTATTGGATGACGTTCCTGCTATAATGGAAATTTACAATGAATCCATATTATCCTCTGTGGCCACATTTGACGTGGAACCCAAGACTTTTGAAGATAGGGTAGAGTGGTTTTTATCCCATGACGATAAGTACCCTATTTACGTAGCCGAAATGGATGGATATGTGGTGGGGTGGGCGAGCATAAGCCGGTTTAGAGATAGGTATGCGTACAGGTACACGGTGGAAAACTCTATATACGTCAGAGATAATTATAGGGGGATGGGTATAGGGAGCAAGTTGATGAAGGCGCTTATCGATGCGTCAAAAGAGTTAGGTTATCATACTATTGTGAGCGTTATCTCATCGCAGAATGTGGAAAGCATCAACCTTCACAAAAAATTCGGGTTTAAAGTTGTAGGTGTGTGCAAAGAAGTTGGTTATAAGTTTGATCAGTGGATAGATGTGGTCTACATGCAGATAATGCTGTGA
- a CDS encoding hydantoinase/oxoprolinase family protein has translation MIVGVDVGGTNVDAVAIESGQVVNSVKVPVDRDDLSESILSALKEVIGGNRAIERITLSTTHCTNAIVEGKTEPVAMILEPGPGIDPSAYFGEGYVKVSGYIDHRGTEIAPVSADDIKRAIAYAKDYEYVGIAGKFSVRNPNHENYIREKLGKGFKHITVGHELSGALNYPRRVNSVYLNSCVHRVYSRFVSSLKKALEDMDISCPVYVLKADGGTMEIQSSTKFPINTILSGPSASIMGVLALSDVNVDAVSIDIGGTTTDISFYVDGLPAYEPHGIEISGYKTHVKALYSRSIALGGDSAIQVKGNKLVIGPQRMDKAMALGGAYPTPTDAFNVLGLCNYGDTAKSYQGMMQLAQRMGEDAKKVAHRVYDMVCETIASEIKRSLAQLNERPVYTIRELLYGRKIQPQLLIAVGGPARALADKIAAILNVKPVVPDMYQVANSVGAALSRVTKEVTLLADTDKGYMVIPEMGIRERIQKGFDLSEARDVALNLLKDIGEAEVVEEQCFNMVRGFYTVGKNIRVKAAVKPGLII, from the coding sequence ATGATAGTGGGTGTAGATGTAGGCGGAACTAATGTGGATGCGGTGGCTATAGAAAGCGGACAGGTGGTAAACAGCGTAAAGGTGCCTGTAGATAGAGACGATTTATCAGAAAGCATTTTGTCAGCGCTTAAGGAGGTGATCGGTGGGAACAGGGCTATAGAGCGCATAACGTTGAGCACTACTCATTGTACTAACGCCATTGTGGAGGGAAAGACAGAGCCTGTTGCTATGATCCTTGAACCTGGCCCTGGCATAGATCCTTCGGCGTACTTTGGTGAGGGCTACGTAAAGGTATCAGGTTACATCGACCACAGGGGCACAGAGATCGCGCCGGTGTCGGCAGATGATATAAAAAGAGCGATTGCGTACGCCAAGGATTATGAATACGTAGGAATTGCGGGTAAGTTTTCAGTGAGAAATCCTAATCATGAGAACTACATAAGGGAAAAGCTAGGTAAAGGTTTTAAGCACATAACTGTGGGGCATGAGCTGTCAGGGGCTTTAAATTACCCTAGGCGGGTTAATTCTGTGTATTTAAATAGCTGCGTTCACAGAGTATATAGCCGTTTTGTTAGTTCTTTAAAAAAGGCGTTAGAAGATATGGACATTTCATGCCCTGTGTATGTATTGAAAGCAGATGGGGGGACGATGGAAATTCAGTCTTCCACAAAGTTTCCAATTAACACTATACTGTCAGGGCCTTCTGCCAGCATAATGGGCGTGCTGGCATTGAGCGATGTAAATGTGGACGCTGTTTCTATAGATATAGGGGGGACCACTACGGATATATCGTTTTACGTGGATGGACTTCCCGCTTATGAACCTCATGGTATAGAAATTAGCGGTTACAAGACCCATGTAAAAGCCCTTTATTCCAGATCTATAGCTTTAGGCGGCGATAGCGCTATACAGGTCAAAGGGAATAAGCTGGTTATTGGACCACAGCGGATGGACAAAGCCATGGCCTTGGGAGGAGCATACCCTACGCCAACAGATGCTTTTAACGTTCTGGGATTATGCAATTACGGCGATACAGCGAAGTCTTACCAGGGTATGATGCAATTAGCTCAAAGGATGGGTGAGGATGCGAAGAAAGTAGCTCACAGGGTGTACGATATGGTATGTGAAACTATAGCGTCGGAAATAAAAAGGTCTCTGGCTCAGTTAAATGAGAGGCCGGTATATACCATAAGAGAATTGCTGTATGGTAGAAAAATACAGCCTCAGTTGTTAATCGCGGTAGGAGGGCCTGCAAGGGCACTGGCCGATAAAATCGCTGCGATTTTAAACGTAAAGCCTGTGGTACCTGATATGTATCAGGTGGCCAATTCTGTGGGTGCGGCTTTAAGCCGTGTAACTAAGGAGGTAACGCTGCTGGCTGATACTGATAAAGGTTACATGGTCATACCTGAAATGGGAATAAGGGAGAGGATACAAAAAGGGTTCGACTTGTCTGAAGCCAGAGATGTGGCGCTTAATTTATTAAAGGATATAGGCGAGGCTGAGGTGGTGGAGGAGCAGTGCTTCAACATGGTCAGAGGATTTTACACTGTGGGTAAAAACATAAGGGTTAAGGCAGCTGTGAAGCCCGGTCTTATTATATAG
- the smpB gene encoding SsrA-binding protein SmpB, translated as MPNDGIKVIAENRKAYHDYFIEERYEAGIVLAGTEVKSIRAGKVNLKDSFARVEDNEVWLYNMHISPYEKGNIYNKDPLRTRKLLLNRHEINKLGGYVQRGGYTLVPLKIYLKRGLVKIELAVAKGKKIYDKRDAIAKKTAQREMEKEFKARNVTI; from the coding sequence ATGCCCAACGATGGCATAAAGGTTATAGCGGAAAACAGAAAGGCGTATCATGATTACTTCATTGAAGAGCGATATGAAGCAGGAATTGTACTGGCTGGGACGGAGGTTAAGTCTATAAGGGCAGGTAAGGTCAATTTAAAAGACAGCTTTGCCAGGGTAGAGGATAATGAGGTGTGGTTATACAACATGCATATAAGCCCGTATGAGAAGGGCAATATATATAATAAGGATCCGTTGCGCACTAGAAAGCTCCTCCTGAACAGGCATGAGATAAATAAATTGGGAGGCTATGTACAAAGGGGAGGTTATACCCTTGTGCCTCTCAAGATATATTTAAAGCGCGGTCTTGTGAAAATTGAATTGGCGGTAGCCAAGGGCAAAAAGATTTACGACAAGCGAGATGCGATAGCGAAAAAGACAGCGCAAAGGGAAATGGAAAAAGAATTTAAAGCCCGCAATGTGACCATTTGA
- a CDS encoding prolipoprotein diacylglyceryl transferase, which yields MELPLNSVAFRIGPISVHWYGIFMAISIGVGMYYLYKKAVEKGYDDDFLTNLLLLVVIFGIIGARLMFVITNTPGWFVSDPIQILKVYEGGLSWHGAVLGGFLAGLWYCRKKGKRINPLEDYAVVGLAVGNILVRIGNIFNHEVLGRTTQFTFGRWPDQLVGVAIGIILLIRYFYLQKKDIAEGYQFWSYIFYYQLIRGVVEETFKDTPLLLPVYYNKALGIGLLTTTQVATPFVLLFTFWMMQRVKKDKNLEISNS from the coding sequence ATGGAATTGCCTTTAAATTCTGTAGCTTTTCGGATAGGGCCTATATCTGTTCATTGGTATGGCATATTTATGGCCATATCCATTGGCGTGGGTATGTATTATCTTTATAAAAAAGCCGTGGAAAAGGGTTATGATGATGATTTTCTAACCAACCTATTGCTTTTGGTTGTTATTTTCGGGATTATAGGTGCGAGGTTGATGTTTGTCATTACGAATACGCCGGGGTGGTTTGTAAGCGATCCCATTCAGATATTGAAAGTGTATGAAGGTGGGCTGTCCTGGCATGGGGCAGTGCTAGGCGGTTTTTTGGCGGGCTTGTGGTATTGTAGAAAAAAAGGGAAAAGGATTAACCCGTTAGAGGATTATGCTGTAGTGGGCCTTGCTGTGGGCAATATATTGGTAAGGATTGGAAATATATTTAATCATGAAGTATTGGGCAGGACTACTCAGTTCACCTTTGGTAGATGGCCTGACCAACTGGTGGGAGTGGCCATCGGTATTATACTGTTAATAAGGTATTTTTATTTGCAGAAAAAGGATATTGCAGAAGGGTATCAGTTCTGGTCTTATATATTTTATTACCAACTAATACGAGGCGTGGTAGAGGAAACGTTTAAAGACACTCCTTTGCTTTTGCCTGTATATTATAATAAAGCCCTAGGTATAGGGCTTTTGACTACCACTCAGGTGGCAACGCCGTTTGTGCTTTTGTTTACCTTCTGGATGATGCAGAGAGTAAAAAAGGATAAAAATTTAGAAATTTCGAATAGCTAG
- a CDS encoding glycosyl hydrolase family 18 protein: protein MDNIWFYVSSPDAKQDLSEHGNLIDKLVPYWYGVKADGTLDDQAEKDVKETEAQKNIQVYPIIHNYSSPQMRDRIHNLLSNPQLRSTLVTNIVNMAVGEKYPGVNIDFEFVPPEDRQNLTTFMQMLYTELSGKGIKTTISVPAELKDNPDHPFSGAFNYSAIQRFCDEMYILAYDEHFATPGPIASIGFVRNVLNYAVTVIPPNKIRLGMAVYGYDWTENVTIPRTLSYNQAIELARNLGANITYDETAQESTFTYTMNTTSHTVWFEDVRSFTAKLELLMEYNIPGIAVWRLGQEDQRIWNILAIRNF from the coding sequence ATAGACAATATCTGGTTTTATGTAAGCTCTCCTGATGCCAAGCAGGATTTATCAGAACACGGGAACTTAATCGATAAACTAGTTCCTTATTGGTATGGGGTAAAAGCAGACGGGACATTGGATGATCAAGCAGAAAAAGACGTAAAAGAAACAGAAGCGCAAAAAAATATCCAGGTCTACCCCATAATTCACAATTACTCTAGCCCGCAAATGCGAGATAGAATACACAACCTTCTTTCAAACCCTCAACTTAGAAGCACTTTAGTTACGAACATCGTCAATATGGCCGTTGGAGAAAAGTATCCCGGCGTAAATATAGACTTTGAGTTTGTGCCGCCAGAAGACAGGCAAAACCTTACAACCTTTATGCAAATGCTGTACACCGAACTCTCCGGGAAAGGCATCAAAACTACCATTTCAGTGCCTGCTGAATTAAAAGATAATCCTGATCATCCTTTTTCGGGGGCTTTCAATTACTCCGCTATACAAAGATTTTGTGACGAAATGTATATACTGGCTTACGATGAACATTTTGCAACACCCGGCCCCATTGCTTCTATAGGTTTTGTAAGAAACGTGTTGAATTACGCTGTAACTGTAATACCACCAAATAAAATAAGGCTGGGAATGGCTGTCTACGGTTATGACTGGACAGAAAATGTAACTATTCCCCGCACCCTATCCTACAACCAGGCAATAGAACTAGCACGCAATTTAGGTGCAAATATAACGTACGATGAAACAGCACAAGAATCCACTTTTACTTATACCATGAATACAACCTCACATACGGTATGGTTTGAAGACGTGAGAAGTTTCACAGCAAAGCTGGAACTTTTAATGGAGTACAACATTCCCGGCATAGCTGTATGGAGACTAGGTCAAGAAGATCAAAGGATATGGAACATACTAGCTATTCGAAATTTCTAA
- a CDS encoding histone deacetylase family protein, translating into MALKAKNALGIVFFPAYDWAISPSHPEREERLLYTHDQVMEEGVFDIDGIKELVPKVAEEADVNRVHICVPDVSTRVTHSHMVSAGGAIRAAEAVMDKEVDKAFAVVRPPGHHAHRVVWGDRGFCIINNEAIMIEHIRKKYGKMRIAIVDTDCHHGDGSQDIFWHDRDTLFISLHQDGRTLYPGSGFTDELGGPNAYGYTLNIPLPPGTTDEGYLYVVDNVVLPVLSEFKPDIVINSAGQDNHYTDPITNMAISAQGYAELNRRINPDIAVLEGGYSIEGALPYVNVGIMLAMAGLDFSGIREPDYSEEMSRQSRLEMDYIKRVCDEVYKKWSQRDVLRERYLQGKKVVERQRRIYYDTDNIMEYQREKTWVCSCSGLTCIESHAEGDKVYAVIIPRDACDRCYEAGIQEWEKARKVYGAVYLQDKRNDVFRKAIA; encoded by the coding sequence ATGGCGCTCAAGGCCAAAAACGCGCTGGGCATAGTTTTTTTCCCGGCTTACGATTGGGCGATATCACCCAGTCACCCTGAACGGGAGGAGCGCCTGCTTTATACTCACGACCAGGTGATGGAAGAAGGCGTCTTTGATATTGATGGCATCAAAGAGCTGGTACCAAAAGTCGCAGAAGAAGCAGACGTAAATCGAGTGCATATATGCGTTCCTGATGTAAGCACTAGGGTTACCCACTCCCATATGGTGTCAGCAGGTGGGGCTATAAGGGCAGCCGAAGCTGTTATGGATAAGGAGGTAGATAAGGCCTTTGCAGTGGTGAGGCCGCCGGGACACCATGCCCACAGGGTGGTGTGGGGCGATAGGGGCTTCTGCATTATAAATAACGAAGCTATTATGATCGAGCATATAAGGAAAAAATACGGCAAAATGAGGATAGCGATTGTGGATACCGATTGTCACCATGGCGATGGCAGCCAGGACATATTCTGGCATGACAGAGATACCCTTTTTATATCCTTACACCAGGATGGTAGGACTTTGTATCCTGGTAGCGGCTTTACCGATGAATTGGGTGGCCCCAATGCATATGGTTATACCCTGAATATACCATTGCCGCCTGGAACTACCGATGAGGGCTATCTATATGTAGTAGATAACGTGGTATTGCCTGTTTTATCAGAGTTTAAACCAGACATCGTCATTAACTCGGCGGGACAGGATAACCACTACACGGACCCCATAACCAACATGGCTATATCCGCTCAGGGCTATGCTGAACTAAACCGACGGATAAACCCGGACATAGCCGTATTGGAAGGAGGGTATTCTATAGAGGGTGCGCTTCCTTACGTAAACGTAGGGATAATGTTGGCTATGGCAGGGCTTGATTTTAGCGGCATCAGGGAGCCTGATTACTCAGAGGAAATGTCCAGGCAATCGCGCCTTGAGATGGACTATATAAAGAGAGTTTGCGACGAGGTCTACAAAAAATGGTCTCAGAGAGATGTTTTAAGGGAACGGTATCTGCAAGGTAAAAAAGTCGTGGAGCGCCAGAGGAGGATATACTACGATACGGACAACATCATGGAATATCAGAGAGAAAAAACGTGGGTATGTAGCTGCTCTGGGCTTACGTGTATCGAGTCCCATGCGGAAGGCGATAAGGTATATGCTGTAATTATTCCTAGAGATGCCTGTGATAGATGCTACGAGGCAGGCATCCAAGAATGGGAAAAGGCTAGAAAGGTATATGGAGCTGTGTATTTACAAGATAAAAGAAACGACGTGTTCAGGAAGGCGATAGCATGA